In one window of Equus asinus isolate D_3611 breed Donkey chromosome 16, EquAss-T2T_v2, whole genome shotgun sequence DNA:
- the CCN1 gene encoding CCN family member 1 has protein sequence MSSRTARTLAFAVTLLHLARLALSTCPAACHCPLEAPKCAPGVGLVRDGCGCCKVCAKQLNEDCSKTQPCDHTKGLECNFGASSTALKGICRAQSEGRPCEYNSRIYQNGESFQPNCKHQCTCIDGAVGCIPLCPQELSLPNLGCPNPRLVKVTGQCCEEWVCDEDGAKDPMDDRDDLLGKGLPLDASEVELTRNNELIAVGKGGSLKRLPVFGMEPRILYNPSLHGQKCIVQTTSWSQCSKTCGTGISTRVTNDNPECRLVKETRICEVRPCGQPVYSSLKKGKKCSKTKKSPEPVKFTYAGCSSVKKYRPKYCGSCVDGRCCTPLQTRTVKMRFRCEDGEMFSKNVMMIQSCKCNYNCPHANEAAFPFYRLFNDIHKFRD, from the exons ATGAGCTCCCGCACCGCCAGGACGCTCGCCTTCGCCGTCACCCTGCTCCACTTGGCCAGGCTG GCGCTCTCCACCTGCCCCGCCGCCTGCCACTGTCCCCTGGAGGCGCCCAAGTGCGCCCCGGGAGTCGGGCTGGTCCGGGACGGCTGCGGCTGCTGTAAGGTCTGCGCCAAGCAGCTCAACGAGGACTGCAGCAAAACGCAGCCCTGCGACCACACCAAGGGGCTGGAATGCAATTTCGGCGCCAGCTCCACCGCTCTGAAGGGGATCTGCAGAG CTCAGTCAGAGGGCAGACCTTGTGAATATAACTCCAGAATCTACCAGAACGGGGAAAGTTTCCAGCCCAACTGTAAACATCAGTGCACATGTATTGATGGCGCTGTGGGCTGCATTCCTCTGTGTCCCCAAGAGCTCTCCCTCCCTAACTTGGGCTGTCCCAACCCTCGGCTGGTCAAAGTTACCGGGCAGTGCTGTGAGGAATGGGTCTGTGATGAGGATGGTGCCAAGGACCCCATGGACGACAGGGACGACCTCCTGGGCAAGGGGCTGCCATTGGATGCCTCAGAGGTGGAGTTAACAAGAAACAATGAATTAATTGCAGTTGGAAAAGGCGGCTCCCTGAAGCGGCTCCCTG TTTTTGGAATGGAACCTCGCATCCTATACAACCCTTCTTTACACGGCCAGAAATGTATTGTTCAAACAACTTCGTGGTCCCAGTGCTCAAAGACCTGTGGAACTGGTATCTCCACGCGGGTTACCAATGACAACCCTGAATGCCGCCTGGTGAAAGAAACCCGGATTTGTGAAGTGCGGCCTTGTGGACAGCCGGTGTACAGCAGCCTGAAA AAGGGCAAGAAATGCAGCAAGACCAAGAAATCCCCCGAACCAGTCAAGTTTACTTACGCTGGATGTTCAAGTGTGAAGAAATACCGGCCCAAATACTGCGGCTCCTGCGTGGACGGCAGATGCTGCACACCCCTGCAGACCAGGACTGTGAAGATGCGGTTCCGCTGCGAAGATGGGGAGATGTTTTCCAAGAACGTCATGATGATCCAGTCCTGCAAGTGCAACTACAACTGCCCGCATGCCAACGAGGCAGCGTTTCCCTTCTACCGGCTGTTCAACGACATCCACAAATTTAGGGACTAA